The following coding sequences are from one Streptomyces sp. NBC_01232 window:
- a CDS encoding RrF2 family transcriptional regulator: MSEGVEWALHSCVNLAWSGPDRAVSAARLAAWHDLPAAYLNKQLQALARAGIVSSTPGPRGGFRLARPLDAISLMDVVAAVEGPDEAFRCAEIRQQGPGAGEPADPAPERDSAECAIAHAMTRAELAWRRALAAQNLDEIRQQAERQAPEAPERLRAWLAAR, translated from the coding sequence ATGAGCGAGGGCGTCGAGTGGGCGCTGCACAGCTGCGTCAACCTGGCCTGGAGCGGGCCGGACCGGGCCGTGTCGGCGGCGCGCCTCGCCGCATGGCACGACCTGCCCGCGGCCTACCTCAACAAGCAGCTCCAGGCCCTGGCCCGGGCGGGCATCGTCTCCTCCACGCCCGGCCCCCGGGGCGGCTTCCGGCTGGCCCGTCCGCTCGACGCCATTTCGCTCATGGACGTGGTCGCTGCCGTCGAGGGCCCCGATGAGGCCTTCCGCTGCGCGGAGATCCGGCAGCAGGGCCCCGGCGCCGGCGAACCGGCGGACCCCGCCCCGGAGAGGGACTCCGCCGAGTGCGCCATCGCGCATGCCATGACCCGGGCCGAACTGGCCTGGCGCAGGGCGCTCGCGGCCCAGAACCTCGACGAGATCCGACAGCAGGCCGAGCGGCAGGCCCCCGAGGCCCCCGAACGGCTCCGCGCCTGGCTCGCCGCGCGGTAG
- a CDS encoding RidA family protein, translating into MTRSIINPAGLHTPTGYGYSHIVSAPGEQVFIAGQYGSDESGHVVSEDFADQVEQAFANLRTALAAVGLGPSDVVRIGTYIVGHDQRKLEILLGHLHSTWGTELPAQTLIGAAALALPGMLFEIDAVAVRTP; encoded by the coding sequence ATGACGCGCAGCATCATCAATCCGGCAGGACTCCACACGCCGACCGGCTACGGCTACAGCCACATCGTCTCCGCACCCGGCGAGCAGGTCTTCATAGCCGGCCAGTACGGCTCCGACGAGAGCGGCCACGTCGTCTCCGAGGACTTCGCCGACCAGGTCGAGCAGGCCTTCGCCAACCTCCGCACCGCCCTCGCGGCCGTCGGCCTCGGCCCCTCGGACGTCGTCCGCATCGGAACGTACATCGTCGGCCACGACCAGCGGAAGCTGGAGATCCTGCTGGGGCACCTGCACTCCACCTGGGGCACCGAACTGCCCGCCCAGACCCTGATCGGGGCAGCCGCGCTCGCCCTGCCCGGCATGCTCTTCGAGATCGACGCCGTGGCCGTACGCACGCCCTGA
- a CDS encoding class F sortase, translating to MSRAKWVVASLTVVLLSTGIAALQRTEGARPAAVTTDDALPSRALGLSGHRRLVRELEQPDAHAPGRGARSPRTAAGPLRTVTGPLRSARPLRLRIPSLGVDLPLTGDREEVSWDTGGPAPGAAGTAVVTGEGLRLGELRRGRTIEIPRADSRTAVFTVVRVSPGEVSGHEGPVDRAQLRLVGGETAVLARLTGQRRTR from the coding sequence ATGTCCCGCGCCAAGTGGGTCGTCGCCTCGCTGACGGTGGTTCTGTTGTCCACCGGGATCGCGGCGTTGCAACGGACCGAGGGGGCCAGGCCCGCCGCCGTCACCACCGACGACGCGCTGCCCTCGAGGGCGTTGGGGCTCTCCGGCCACCGCCGTCTCGTGCGGGAGCTGGAACAGCCCGACGCGCACGCCCCCGGCCGGGGAGCCCGCTCACCGCGCACCGCCGCCGGGCCGCTGCGGACCGTCACGGGACCCCTCCGGTCCGCGCGCCCCCTGCGGTTGCGCATCCCGAGCCTGGGCGTGGACCTACCGTTGACCGGCGACCGCGAGGAGGTCTCCTGGGACACCGGCGGGCCGGCGCCGGGGGCGGCCGGGACCGCCGTGGTGACCGGAGAGGGTCTTCGCCTCGGCGAGTTGCGGCGGGGCCGGACCATCGAGATCCCCCGCGCCGACAGCCGCACGGCCGTGTTCACCGTCGTACGGGTCTCGCCCGGCGAGGTGTCCGGCCACGAGGGGCCCGTCGACCGGGCCCAACTGCGGCTGGTCGGCGGGGAGACCGCCGTGCTGGCCCGGCTGACCGGGCAGCGCCGCACCCGCTGA
- a CDS encoding CbtA family protein: protein MASTSAGGVSPRALLVRGMLAGLLAGAAAFLVAYLLGESKVDAAIAIEEAAAAGHDHGEEAPVSRALQATAGLGTGVLLYGVALGGIAALVFCFALGRIGRFGPRATAALVTGGLYVTVTLVPFFKYPANPPAVGDPGTAARRTALYLLMIALSALLAAGALILGRRLAPALGAWNASVVAGAAFVLVIGIAYALLPGVNEVPADFPAALIWDFRLASLAIQSALWATFGLAFGFLAERALVPASAPKEAVQPTS from the coding sequence ATGGCTTCCACTTCTGCGGGTGGGGTCTCTCCCCGGGCCCTGCTCGTCCGCGGCATGCTCGCCGGCCTGCTGGCCGGGGCCGCCGCCTTCCTCGTCGCGTACCTCCTCGGTGAGTCCAAGGTGGACGCGGCGATCGCCATCGAAGAGGCCGCCGCTGCCGGGCACGACCACGGCGAGGAGGCCCCGGTCAGCCGGGCCCTCCAGGCCACGGCCGGACTCGGCACCGGCGTCCTGCTCTACGGGGTCGCGCTCGGCGGCATCGCCGCGCTCGTCTTCTGCTTCGCCCTGGGCCGCATCGGCCGCTTCGGCCCGCGGGCCACGGCCGCGCTGGTCACCGGCGGTCTCTACGTCACCGTGACCCTGGTGCCGTTCTTCAAGTACCCGGCCAACCCGCCCGCCGTGGGCGATCCCGGCACCGCCGCCCGGCGGACCGCCCTCTACCTCCTGATGATCGCCCTGAGCGCGCTGCTGGCAGCGGGTGCGCTGATCCTCGGGCGGCGGCTCGCGCCGGCGCTCGGGGCATGGAACGCGTCGGTCGTCGCCGGCGCGGCCTTCGTCCTCGTCATCGGCATCGCGTACGCCCTGCTGCCCGGCGTCAACGAGGTCCCGGCGGACTTCCCGGCCGCTCTCATCTGGGACTTCCGTCTCGCGTCCCTGGCCATCCAGTCGGCACTGTGGGCGACTTTCGGCCTGGCCTTCGGTTTTCTAGCCGAACGAGCCCTTGTGCCCGCCTCCGCACCCAAGGAGGCTGTGCAGCCGACGAGTTGA
- a CDS encoding CbtB domain-containing protein has product MAHSAVPTTNSPAIAPISLSALAPWAVFVGILMLVLLYFVGAEQGATAVFEGETIHEWLHDGRHLLGFPCH; this is encoded by the coding sequence ATGGCCCACTCCGCCGTGCCCACGACGAACTCGCCCGCCATCGCCCCCATCTCGCTCTCCGCACTGGCCCCCTGGGCCGTGTTCGTCGGCATCCTCATGCTCGTCCTGCTGTACTTCGTCGGCGCCGAGCAGGGCGCCACTGCGGTCTTCGAGGGGGAGACCATCCACGAGTGGCTGCACGACGGCCGCCACCTGCTCGGCTTCCCCTGCCACTGA
- a CDS encoding histidine phosphatase family protein, with protein sequence MKTSLVRVRLICFPLDAAARQGRFGHARPCPGHEGLRGLDTGEWAGRTLDEVAGREPEAVRAWLSDPAYAPPGGESVDRLVARVGAELAALAEGTHRVEVEQAVVRAAVVHALELPAATFWRLDVRPESVTTLTGRAGRWNLLVGQPQDEL encoded by the coding sequence ATGAAGACCTCGTTGGTGCGAGTCCGGCTCATCTGCTTCCCTCTGGACGCAGCCGCCCGTCAGGGCCGCTTCGGTCACGCCCGGCCGTGCCCCGGTCACGAGGGACTGCGCGGTCTGGACACGGGCGAGTGGGCGGGCCGCACCCTGGACGAGGTGGCGGGCCGGGAGCCGGAGGCCGTGCGGGCCTGGCTGTCGGATCCCGCGTACGCGCCGCCCGGCGGGGAGTCCGTGGACCGGCTGGTCGCCCGCGTCGGTGCGGAGCTGGCCGCTCTGGCCGAGGGGACGCACCGGGTGGAGGTCGAGCAGGCCGTCGTGCGGGCGGCCGTGGTGCACGCCCTGGAACTGCCCGCGGCGACGTTCTGGCGCCTCGACGTACGGCCGGAGTCGGTGACCACCCTCACCGGGCGGGCCGGGCGCTGGAACCTCCTGGTGGGACAGCCGCAGGACGAGCTGTAG
- the pucL gene encoding factor-independent urate hydroxylase, whose translation MSKHVLAQNQYGKAENRIVKVTRKGGDGSWHEIRDLNVSVALRGEFRDVHLTGNNANCLPTDTTKNTVYAFGKEHGIESPEAFGILLAKHFVSSQEPIREAQIRIEEYVWDRIPVPTRKEQHSFVRKGQEVRTAQITYSETTGLQVISGLKDLTVMNSTNSEFHGYIKDKYTTLQEAYDRILATKVTARWAHSALAGDDAGYDWDQSYKKVRKNMLEAFAETYSYSLQQTLNQMAERVLDNCPKVNEVRLNLPNKHHFLVDLEPFGLKNDNEVYFAADRMYGLIEGTVHRDGVQPVIATSDWIVA comes from the coding sequence ATGAGCAAGCACGTCCTGGCCCAGAACCAGTACGGCAAGGCCGAGAACCGCATCGTGAAGGTGACCCGCAAGGGCGGCGACGGTTCCTGGCACGAGATCCGCGACCTCAACGTCTCGGTCGCTCTCCGCGGTGAATTCCGCGATGTCCACCTCACCGGCAACAACGCCAACTGCCTGCCGACCGACACCACCAAGAACACCGTGTACGCCTTCGGCAAGGAACACGGCATCGAATCCCCCGAGGCCTTCGGCATCCTGCTCGCCAAGCACTTCGTCTCCTCGCAGGAGCCGATCCGCGAGGCCCAGATCCGCATCGAGGAGTACGTGTGGGACCGGATCCCGGTCCCCACGCGCAAGGAGCAGCACTCCTTCGTCCGCAAGGGCCAGGAGGTGCGCACCGCGCAGATCACCTACAGCGAGACGACCGGCCTGCAGGTCATCTCGGGCCTGAAGGACCTGACGGTGATGAACTCGACCAACTCCGAGTTCCACGGCTACATCAAGGACAAGTACACGACGCTGCAGGAGGCGTACGACCGCATCCTGGCGACCAAGGTCACCGCGCGCTGGGCGCATTCGGCGCTGGCCGGCGACGACGCCGGGTACGACTGGGACCAGTCGTACAAGAAGGTCCGCAAGAACATGCTGGAAGCCTTCGCGGAGACGTACTCGTACTCGCTGCAGCAGACCCTGAACCAGATGGCCGAGCGCGTGCTCGACAACTGCCCCAAGGTCAACGAGGTGCGCCTGAACCTCCCCAACAAGCACCACTTCCTCGTCGACCTGGAGCCCTTCGGCCTCAAGAACGACAACGAGGTCTACTTCGCGGCGGACCGGATGTACGGCCTGATCGAGGGCACCGTCCACCGTGACGGGGTGCAGCCGGTGATCGCGACGTCCGACTGGATCGTCGCCTAG
- a CDS encoding aspartate aminotransferase family protein: protein MNAEADALAAVKDADRKHVFHSWSAQELIDPLAVAGAEGSYFWDYQGNRFLDFSSALVYTNIGYQHPKVTAAIQEQAARLCTVAPGFAVDVRSEAARLIAERTPGDLDKIFFTNAGAEAVENAVRMARLHTGRPKVLSAYRSYHGATSTAINLTGDARRFGNDSATAGVVHFWGPFAYRSPFYAATAAEECERALRHLEDTIVFEGPQSIAAIILETVGGAPGVLVHPDGYLAGVRALCDRFGIVFILDEIMVGFGRTGTWFASEHWDVTPDLICFAKGVTSGYLPLGGVAISAAIAETFARRPYPGGLTYSGHVLACAAAVATINVMEEEGIVEQSARTGAELLGPGLRALAERHPSVGEVRGLGTFWALELVRSKETREPLVPYNASGAENAPMAEFGAACKKGGLWPLVAGNRIHIAPPCNISADDVATGLRILDEALSVADAHTV, encoded by the coding sequence ATGAACGCAGAAGCCGACGCCCTCGCCGCCGTGAAAGACGCTGACCGGAAGCACGTCTTCCACTCCTGGTCGGCGCAGGAGCTCATCGACCCGCTCGCCGTGGCCGGCGCCGAAGGGTCGTACTTCTGGGACTACCAGGGCAACCGCTTCCTCGACTTCTCCAGCGCCCTCGTCTACACGAACATCGGCTACCAGCACCCGAAGGTCACCGCGGCCATCCAGGAGCAGGCGGCCAGGCTGTGCACCGTCGCGCCCGGCTTCGCCGTCGACGTGCGCTCCGAGGCGGCCCGGCTGATCGCCGAGCGCACCCCCGGCGACCTCGACAAGATCTTCTTCACCAACGCCGGGGCCGAGGCGGTGGAGAACGCCGTCCGCATGGCCCGCCTGCACACCGGCCGGCCCAAGGTGCTGTCCGCCTACCGCTCGTACCACGGCGCCACCTCCACCGCGATCAACCTGACCGGCGACGCCCGCCGCTTCGGCAACGACTCCGCGACCGCCGGCGTCGTGCACTTCTGGGGGCCCTTCGCCTACCGCTCGCCCTTCTACGCGGCCACCGCGGCCGAGGAGTGCGAGCGGGCCCTGCGCCACCTGGAGGACACCATCGTCTTCGAGGGCCCGCAGTCCATCGCCGCGATCATCCTGGAGACCGTCGGCGGCGCCCCGGGCGTGCTCGTGCACCCGGACGGCTATCTGGCCGGGGTCCGCGCGCTCTGCGACCGCTTCGGCATCGTCTTCATCCTGGACGAGATCATGGTCGGCTTCGGGCGCACCGGTACGTGGTTCGCCTCCGAGCACTGGGACGTGACCCCCGACCTGATCTGCTTCGCCAAGGGCGTGACCAGCGGCTACCTCCCGCTCGGCGGGGTCGCGATCTCGGCGGCGATCGCCGAGACCTTCGCCCGCCGGCCCTATCCGGGCGGGCTCACGTACTCCGGGCACGTGCTGGCCTGCGCGGCCGCCGTCGCGACGATCAACGTCATGGAGGAGGAGGGCATCGTCGAGCAGTCCGCCCGCACGGGCGCCGAACTGCTCGGCCCCGGCCTGCGCGCGCTCGCCGAACGGCACCCCTCGGTCGGGGAGGTCCGCGGGCTCGGCACCTTCTGGGCCCTGGAGCTCGTACGGAGCAAGGAGACCCGCGAGCCGCTGGTCCCGTACAACGCCTCCGGGGCGGAGAACGCCCCGATGGCCGAATTCGGGGCCGCCTGCAAGAAGGGCGGGCTCTGGCCGCTCGTCGCCGGCAACCGCATCCACATCGCGCCGCCGTGCAACATCTCGGCGGACGACGTGGCCACGGGGCTGCGGATCCTCGACGAGGCCCTCTCCGTGGCGGATGCGCACACGGTCTGA
- a CDS encoding PaaX family transcriptional regulator C-terminal domain-containing protein, translated as MSGIPTRMVVHALVREDGTVAGGELYEVAALLGMTDQQVRLCVKRLVAEGRFTVEGRGRRAVLQLTGPGPGLPLVPEVEFVRHAYRQDRGLEPWDGVWHAFAFAVPESARSARDSLRDALTGLGAAPVQGGLYVTPNAIGPYVRAHAQELGLPEALSCLSTRDLTVGGTSDPRTLAERLWPLPEIAARYEGLRALAERPVGAEAAGPSAADGAAADGAVAGLAHAVALAAAFSEAMLPDPLLPPELLPQPWPGTTARAAASEAWARLEAAAPAPGPRLFRLYREALA; from the coding sequence CTGGTCCGGGAGGACGGGACGGTCGCGGGCGGCGAGCTGTACGAGGTCGCCGCCCTGCTCGGCATGACCGACCAGCAGGTGCGGCTGTGCGTGAAGCGGCTGGTGGCCGAGGGCCGGTTCACGGTGGAGGGGCGCGGCCGGCGCGCCGTCCTGCAGCTGACGGGGCCCGGACCGGGACTGCCGCTCGTCCCGGAGGTGGAGTTCGTCCGGCACGCGTACCGGCAGGACCGGGGTCTGGAGCCGTGGGACGGCGTCTGGCACGCCTTCGCCTTCGCCGTACCGGAATCGGCGCGGTCCGCGCGGGACTCCCTGCGGGACGCGCTGACCGGGCTGGGAGCGGCGCCGGTCCAGGGCGGGCTGTACGTGACGCCGAACGCGATCGGTCCGTACGTACGGGCGCATGCGCAGGAGCTGGGCCTGCCGGAGGCGCTGAGCTGCCTGAGCACCCGGGACCTGACGGTGGGCGGCACCTCGGACCCGCGGACCCTGGCGGAGCGGCTGTGGCCGCTGCCGGAGATCGCGGCGCGGTACGAGGGGCTGCGGGCGCTCGCGGAGCGGCCCGTCGGGGCGGAGGCGGCCGGCCCCTCGGCGGCCGACGGCGCGGCGGCCGACGGCGCCGTCGCGGGGCTGGCGCACGCCGTCGCGCTGGCCGCGGCCTTCTCCGAGGCGATGCTCCCCGACCCGCTGCTGCCGCCGGAGCTGCTGCCGCAGCCGTGGCCGGGGACGACGGCCCGGGCGGCGGCGTCCGAGGCCTGGGCCCGGCTGGAGGCCGCCGCCCCGGCCCCCGGGCCCCGGCTGTTCCGGCTGTACCGCGAGGCCCTGGCCTGA